A region of the Diorhabda sublineata isolate icDioSubl1.1 chromosome Y, icDioSubl1.1, whole genome shotgun sequence genome:
gtctaatatttctcttggtcactttcattaggttagtgttgtaagtaccatttttttagttcatgtcacgtacaggatgattttgttttaatatcgaaattattaagttaccttatatacagggtgatttttttacttattccaatatttcatttggagtggaaatcgaaataaatttcaagttaccttaaatagagtgcgattctttttatcaactgaaagtggagagtgggaaatttgtaaactcgtatacagctttattttttttttaatttgtaaattttgatggccatatacagggtgattaattaatagatcttgggtgaaggtcgaaaatttgaaaccgttcttgaaaaatatcgacgataaccttgtgctgaacgataaattcaataaactcaaactcaggatGGACGTAGCCGCCAAAGAGGCTAAAGAAgccgtcgaaatgaagctgctcgacagactgaaaaagtacagctcatatatagatatgcgaAATCTTTGAGAAACACGAAGCGACAGAGATACGCGAGTGAGGATGGCGGCGGTAAACAGAAGAAACGCGCGAAGTTGGGTGATGAGACGGAATCTTCggcggaagactacgaagaagaagaagaagaggagcaagaagtagaggaggatgaagaagagaaggaggatgaaatatgaggagaatagcagaaagatacttttgagtgatggtgtcgtgatttgaaggaaaaatgttcgttctaatttttgattaaaatttgttaattttctccataaagtttgttataaaatcatttttttttattaattttatgcaaatcattttttatgcctaatttcaacagtttcaaccttatccttaaataaaaaaataaaattcacatattacaggggaaacaaatagagaaaaaatcgatatttattagAGTAGTCTGGGATACAGTTCTCACTCACCTCATCAACAGTTTCAGCCGTATCCttaaatttccgaaaaaaattcaattatattgttattaaaacgtCATAAATATGggtaattccatgattaacgcGTTATCCGCCGAGCCAATCATTTTTATGCTTCTTTACggcaatttgatgcccaattccaaagaatctcaacattttttgcCGCCACAATTACGGGagaataaaaagtgaataaaaaaataaaattcacatataacaggggaaacaaatagagaaaaGTAGATGAACAACGTATGTCTGACTAtagaaatagggaaaaccgtgtgttagagagagagcagcgagacaatgtgtaagagagagagagagacttcgtttttgcgcatgcgtaaagttatatatccgttgcgatgataacagcgggagcgctgatataccaagtcggttaaaagtctttgggttttaaaaaattatatataccattattatttgctaatcttgtaacataaaagtacaacgtataaataaaaagagattttttgtcaatgtaaggtatcacgcacgtaatcgagacagattcgttgcgatgataacagcgggagcgctaatcttgtaatataaaaatctgCGGTTAACTGATAGCGTCTTATTACTGAAATACAGTTAAAAGTAACGTATACCGGGTGACttaaaagtaacataaaaaaacaacaataacaataataattatttatttaaatcattgataactttaactttataaaagtatacaaattctCTAAGAGCATTGTGTAACATATCGTTTGGTGTAATAGAACAAAATgcgtataaaatttgtaaaggactttcggagaaggtatttttttacagaaatccaaaacattataataatattcacaaaaattcaaattttctaacacagatatacgttgtataattaaattatttaattctaaaatttgcgaTACTTCTTCTTCATCCATGTAATATTCAACACCATGTTTCTTGACTAAAATTACCTTACTGTCATCGTAAATCAATGGGGTGATGGTACAGTAATCTCCACATGGTAATGAATCAGGTTTGAACTCGTCTCCGGTATGAAGAAAGATCTGTTGTGACATAATTGAGATAAAGGTATTCCATTCATAAGTactgaaagatattttgctGAACTTAAGATGTTGAGATAAGATAACAGCAGGTGTGAATCATCTTGCAGGACTTATTCCACATTTTACTTCATACCCCGAAATTGGATACTGTGTTGAAAGCAGGTAAATGTTTTCAGACTTGACAGCAGTCTCatagttttccaatattctatctAACTCTGAACTGTAGTTACTCGAATCAGATTCGATGTCGACAATACCACTATCTTGGGGGGAACTCATGCTGCCAGCTGGGTTTGATATCCAAAGCTCACTCCAATTTATAGAGCTCTTTCAAGGTTTTTAGCGCGGCGAAccgaaaaaaaatctataccatttcaatattttctatccaaCTGTTGTGTTTGCTATCCAAACCAAGCCACTTGACGTACATTTTGTTACCCTTTCTTCTGAGCACCTTTTCAACTAAGTAAATGTctggattcgatgttttctgtagTTCTTCATGATAGAAGCAGCAGCTGATTGGTGTACCTTGCATGTCTTCAAGTAAATACGTAGCAGGATtggtaattttaactttggtgATTTTGAATAGTTCTGTAGTCCAATTGGGTGTATATCCTTTTTCAAAGACATGCTTTGCCTTGGATATGCGCACAATGTCGCCAACTTTAAATTTTCGTGGACCGGCTATCTTTAAATGACTATAggtgttattcaaaatagatttttcgttggatttgttgacttgagaaggtttatattttgatgtggaatgttttgtattgttattgttttgaGTTATTTCAGGCAGAATATCAATCCATTTGTAGGTgccatttaaactgaaatacttGTAGAGTTTCGATTTTAGCGTTCTTATAATTCGCTCTGCCATAGAGGTTTTCATTGTACTAAATACGCTATAATGATTTATGTtgtgttttctcattaaattttgaaatttgctgtTGTAAAATTCCTTTCCCTGATCAGATtgcagattttttggtattcgtCTAGTGTGAGCGAGAATGTCCGAGAATGCCCGAGTAATCTCCTCTCCGGTCTTCGTTTTTAGTGGGCGTGTCcacacaaactttgaaaaacaatcaatgacGACCAGTATCATTTTATGATTCCTATTTTGTGATGCAAAATTCCTCATCTCCGCAAGATCCATTTGCCAAAGATCGTCAAGATCCTTAATAATAGTGCGTCTCCGAGGAAATTTTTTCAGTATCGGTTTGTGGAGTTCGTttacaagatgaattttttctttagaatacatATTATGACGTATTACCAGCTAGCTTCAGCTCCAGACTGTTAATGCGGTTAACGGTATTCGTATTCATAACcttaatattgtttacaatgCCCGAAACGTTAGTTTTCATATCAGAGACGGATctgatattttctgtaatttctttttgtaactcACGTATGCTCTCAACACACATGTTAATAGAAGCAGTGAattcttttcgaataaatattttggctgcAACAATTGAATTGTCAACGTATTTCTTCGTAGCCATATCCCTAGCTGCTACAGGGGGATTTCgcgaaataaatgtatcaatttcgttagttttattttgtaagttagTAATGTGCGCCTGTAATATGGGGATTTTCGTCTTATGAAGCTCATTTCTCATTTCGTTCAATCCTACAGCTAAATCCTTTATATCACGGTCTTGTTGGTGCAGCACCACACCATGTGCTTGAATTAATGGCGAGTTGATAGCACGTAGGTCATTCAACTgcacatcaacatattttttgttgcaGCATCACTATTTGTTGTCGGTTCCTtaacattacaaattttcatattttcaatatcaatattaccgTCCTGTGTATGAGGAAACGTAATTTTCACTGGTAAACGCGCATAGGGCGTTTGATGTCTATGTCCGAATTTATCGACTggcataattaaaatgaacaagtttcaacttgtattattctattatatcagcCTCCTTGAGTTCATTGATAATTGCTACTATTTCGTTGTCGTGTGACGTATTACCTGCCTCTTTTGAAGCAATCAACAACTTCAAACGTTCCACCAATTCATTCGCATCATCCCAATAAATATACTCCATAGGTTTATCATTATATCTTAAACGATCGATGCCTTTTCCTTTTGCTGAAGGAATCGattttagacgagtcaataccTGCGACGATCTATTCGTCGTCGTTagagattttgttttaaataaaggttttatgatgtagtgatatttttcagtacttGACCCCTTAAGACGATCTAACGTGTCTAAATGAACTTCAGTTGttgtcaaaagatttttatagttcTGTAAATCTTGATCATTGTAACTGGGGTCTCGGTAAAATAGAAGCTCATACAAGCCTGGTGTTCCAATTACATATCTTCCTCCTTTGTTTTTCTCAGGTAGTATGTTTATATTACCGGTTTTTCCATCAAATGCAATTCGACGTTTGCCTAATGACCAACCGATTTCATCGTTGTATATCggaccataatttttatcaattttatcatctttttggaAGTAATCTTCAATGAACTGATGACTGATGGCTGGATATTGGTCCAAATAGTCTGCGATAGCTTCCTGGGAAATTTCGGGGCGCATCTCTTCTGGAGATTCAGAACGTGTAATATTTCCGAATTCATCGGTTTCGGCCACCGGTTCCGTTTCGAGAAAAGGTGTAAACACATTATCAGTTGgttcttccttctttatttcctcttttggatttaaatttgtaatcgttttttgtaatgTCTTGCACAATTTCTTCAAGTGGTTTAGATATCGGcttgaatagtttattaatagACTCATCTTGCTCTGATTTACCTAATTTCAACGACAAGTATTTTTTGCGAATCGATCTGGCAAGTTCGGACACTTTTTTCTTGCGCAATGCATTAGCAACCTTATCGTCAGACATTTTGGTATGGACTGAAGATGCagcttacaattttatatatttatcgaatcCTTTGCGATACCTACCACCATTAAGGGTAAAATCCTTCATAATTACCAAAGTACCATAGCGATCACACCAACACTTTGAACACACATTTTTGAATGTGTCAAACGTCATGTCTGCAGATACGTGTTCGtcgaatatatgtttcaagttcacCTCATCCTGCTTGAATAACACAATAACATTACAATTGTCGCGAATAAGCTGTTTCGGTATTTTTGAGTATGTTTGACAAAGATATGCAGCATCAATATCTTTATGTCTACACATGGAGTAGTATTCACGAATTTTCTGCTGACCGTCACAGGCTACGTCATCGAAtaaaaagatggaatttggtcGAGCTTTCTCTGGACTAATTATTTCCTCATTGTCTTTAAATGGGAAATACCCAACACCCTTGACTTGCGCTATAACTTCTTGTAGCAATTGATACTTTGGttgaaataacgattttgaatatacataaacatttttgaatttcgcgCCATTTGGATTGAATAGGAGCGCCAGCACGACGTTCGTCTTACCACACCCACTGGGGCCACATATAATGGCACGGAAAGAATTTGGCAACAATTTACCATGTTTGCCAACAGTTGGTGTTGAGGTGAAATCCAGATTTTCAATGGGTATAGTCTGctcttgttgaattattttcattgtgtgtGACGTTTTTCGTAGTACTACTCTTTAAATATAGATGTCAGTCTTAATGTTGGTGTTTGAAGGAGAGGGTATTTTGAATTCTCTCATCAATAAACTACCTATTGAACTTCACTTACCAAGCTATCAGTACTGTGGGTGTAAGTAAACCACCCCCCAccctttttccgaaaaaattatttgtttttttagctggtacaaaattggaaaaacgtctTGATCGTGGAGATCCGGGCATCAACCCCTTGGACGCTGCTTGTAAACAACACGATATTTCTTACTGGAAGAATAAGTCTTTCGAAGAACGACACAAAGTCGATCAGATACTTGAAGATAAAGCTTGGGCACGCGTCaaatcaaaagacgcttcactGGGAGAGAAAGCTGCTGCATTACTTGTAACAGGCGGAATGAAGGTGAAAAAAAAGCTGGGAATGGGTTGTCGTCGCAAACGTCGTTCCTTGCATCGAGATGTTATTCTGAAAGTGGGAAAGTCATTGAAGAGAGGAACATCTTTGAAAGACACCGCAACGTTTGCCTTACGAGCAGCCAAAGCACTTATTAAAGAATTTGGTGGCAAAAAAGAATCGAGGTACCTCGAGTAATACCTGTAGCGAAATCCGGAGGTTTCCTACCACTTATTCCTTTGTTTGCTGGTCTTTCGGCACTTGGAGCTTTGTCAGGTGGTGCTGCCGGGATTGCAAAAACCGTCATTGATGCTAAGCATGCGCAAAAGAAATTGGAAGAAGATGTACGTCATAATAAGGCTATGGAACGTGTAGGATCTGgcctatacttgaaaaaatatttaaaaggtggatttggattgtatttaaaaaaaacaaaaaaaaactaataaagctaCCCAATCACGCACTATCTGACTTTGACATTGCGCATTAtgcaaaattacttaaaataccACATTTTCGAGGAGTTTTCATGCGAGACACCCTCTCCAAAGACGGTCCTCGAAGACAAGAATGCGCAGTGGTTAATTTAGATGTCTCTAAGAATACTGGGAGTCATTGGGTGGCTTACAGAAAGATAAACAACGATGTagagtattttgattcatttggtaatttgaagccgccgaaagaagttgttgaatatcTGGGAAAGAGTGCGagaattttctacaacaatacccaatatcaaaactacaatcaaataaattgcggacagttgtgtttgaaatttctacagcaaCAATGACGAGCGTAGAACTATTACTACAACATatctaccatggaaaaacattgaataattttactGTCGAAGAACTAAAGCACTTTCCCATTGAACATCTAATAGAGTGTGTAAGACCTTGGGAATTGTTGGATATGTGGCATAAACTTCCCAATGAATATCGAGGAAATTTTGAACTACAAATACGACTACCTTGTTTCATCCATTACAACCGACCTGATTGGACAACACATTGTGATGGTCCTCCGAGTTCTCAAGCCacttgttttctttgtaacaataaatagaataaacaagtagtattatttaaattcgaACATCACCCGAATTCCATTAGTCACCATGTCACAGTTGCTGAGAGTAAACAGCATCAATCATGAATTTACCTTTCAACCTACTACGCCTATTGTGCTCGATCCGAATAATGATTACGAAATAGCTTTGCGATCTTTTCATTCTTATCACAGTATaccaaacattgaaaattgtaagttttACTACTACGATACCAAGGGCAAgcttcaaagttttgattttcccacaggATGTTACGAAATTGCCGATCTTGAAGCGTTTATACGAGATAAATTGGGTGTGGACAATTCAACTAGACCAGAgggtatattttcactaaaacccaatcacaatacgttgaaatgtgaaatttccagtaaatacaaaatttcattcaaagaagATAATAGTCTTGtgagaattttgggtttttcaccGAAAATATTCGACGCAAACAAAATACACTCGTCAGATCTCCCCGTCAAAATCATTAAAGTATCTAGTATTCGCTTCGATTGTAACATTACCACTGGAGCCTTCGATGCAAACAGACCTGCTCATACTATATACGAATTCGTCATACAAGTGGATCCAGGATATTCCATAGACGAAATTCCTCATAATTTGCTCTATTTACCTGTTATATCACAATGTGAAATAATCAATACCACCGTCATCGCTTTAGACCAAGACGGTCAGCCTGTAAACTTTCGTGGAGAACTAAGTACGTTGGTGTTGGAGCTTAGAGGGCGCGAAGCAAATGGgactaataataaatcataaaagatAGTCTACAGAGCATTCAACTTCATTAGATAAGCTACCATCAAAGCTGAAGCAACTCACGTTCGCAAACAAATTGGTTCTGCAATCGttgggttttaaattgaaaaatgacaacaatgtaTGGAAAACGTCAACGCCAAAACGACAACATGCCTCCAACGTTTGATATCTACCGTAAGCCGATGTTTGACGATTCAATTCGAAAGGCTGAATACAGAACCTATGCTCCATTTATAAAGTCATTCAATTGCAGTGACATTGTGGAGTTTAGCATTAATCAGGTTGATTCGTTCTTTGCAAGGAGCGAAACTTTGTTGTGCATTAAAGGTTCGCTTGAAATACACGGAGCTGGTGACgtaaaattagcaaataatgtTGGAGCCTTTCTATTCGATTCATGTACGTACAGTGAAAGTGGCAGGGAAATGGAAACAGTTCGGGATCCTGGAATAGTGAGTGCCGTACGTGCTATGACTTGTTATAACCAAGAAGATTCCAATCATATGGCTATAGCCGGCTGGAATTACCCGAAAGATCCTATTCTGAATGTTAGCGACAAGTCCTTCAACCTTCAAATACctctcaaacatattttcagcattttcaacgattattcaatgattacatGTGGGCGTCAAACAATACGACTAGTTCGGGCACGAAATGATAATGATTGCTTATATATTACTGAAAAGAATGTCTATGGAACGCTCTCCACTACAACagctaaaataaacattacaagcGTTGAGCTAAAAGTTAAACATATCTTTCCTAATAAcgacataaaattaaatctcatgAAATCCATTCAAAAAGATCAACCTATAGTTATTCCATTTAGGAAGTGGGAGTTACACGAATTACCCTCAATTACTAAAGGAGCAAGACATGAAGTTTGGGCTGTCAAGACATCCACTTCAGTTGAAAGACCtcgttttgttattgttttctttcaaaccgACAAACGTAACTTGAGTACAGCTGACccgactttatttgacaatgCCGACGTACAAAGTATAAGACTGTCACTTGATGGTGATTATTGGCCTATTTTAACTATACTGAATTCTATCCCAACTACGCAAACTCCACACAGAAGCGCCCCCTGCTGGATTATTCTTCTTGCAGGAAACGAGCATTGTTTGTTATCGATTGTTCAAAACAGGAGGAAAGCATGAAGGCATCCACAGTCGATGTGAAACTTGACATTGAAGCAAACATAGGTTTTCCCGAAAATACCAAAGTCTATTGCATCATAATTCACGATTGTGTAATGGAATACTTCCCCCTCACCGAAATTGTTAAAAGCTTGAACTAGATGTTGTGTTCTCATACGTAGACACGTTTGATGATCGTTTGACGCAACACTTGACGTTTGACTTAACGACGTGACGTTTGACGTAACGATGTGTCGTTTGACGCAACGACAAGAGAGatacatttcatgaatattgtttttactgctattacataaagatatattggaaactaacaaaaacacacaagaatttaaaaaataattttattataagaaaacgacaatattctacatttatgagagagagatacatttcatgaatattgtttttactgctattacataaagatatattggaaactaacaaaaacacacaagaattttaaaaataattttattataagaaaacgacaatattctacatttatgagagagagatacattccatgaatattgtttttactgctttttttcttaaataaaagctCACATTATCGCTGAAACTCTTTATTACTCTCGTGACTGTCATAGTATAACACTTATACATGAAGGATGACATCACAATGACcagtggaaagaaaaaaaaaataaaaatacatttctaataaagCCCTGTTGGCCACAGACTTATGTCTAACACTAACAACGCTCATATAAATCACCTAAAACGCATactaaaaaactataataaaacagatattttttgatgtgGCATTATGAACCGCCACCGTTCATAATACCGCAAAAAcacaggaataattttataataagaaaacgacaatattctacatttatgagagagagagagagatacattccatgaatattgtttttactgcatagcggcctcaaaagtatcaatgtcactgtctatatcagaatcatcaaaacgattatttctaggcatctcatgtaaattattaatacaggactcatgtgattttatcatgaataagACTTTGTTAAAACAACTCTGACACCAATAGGACATTTCTTGATATACACATTCAACAATTTCGTCACCATCAAATACTTCATGACAGTgatcataattaacaaaaattttcttttttaaatatttatggaccgttctaaatacaaaataacatgatttacaaacatttatacgaTATTGTGGAAGCCAATATCCACTAGACCATAAGCAGTAAGTAGATTCTTCAAACATATCTCCCcaatttgttttacttaatatagtgtttcttaaatataacggtatttctttattatagtcaATATATTCTATTCCAATGGATGAAGAATTTGGATTACTCTCAGCCTCTTTTATCATCGCATTCCATTTgtaaacaggaaattttttcacaattttttcggtCAATTTCCGAGGAAGAGAGGATTACTCTGCGAAATCGGCTGCTGACTTTATCGtttcagaaatttttatgatgcaTAATCCCATTAATGTTGAGGAGTTCATTATCTACAAGAGAGTAAGTCTGGAATACTATAATGACCCCACGGCAGCGTATCATAACTATTGgtaatcaaatatcttttatcgtcATGAGGACTTAGCGCAATTTTTGTCTGTTCTATGCTATATACGTTATGAGCATATGACCTAATACAgcgttgagtaatatttttttctttgaaatcatttaaacagtttacataatcttcaaaatttattttgttttttactacatTATATCGAACTCCTTTTGCCTTTTTTACTATTGCACCTGATTGAACtttaaaagaatacattttagacCTCAAGCCTGCAAAATGAGTCATAATTTGGCCTTTGTTTTCATCT
Encoded here:
- the LOC130451950 gene encoding uncharacterized protein LOC130451950; amino-acid sequence: MTTMYGKRQRQNDNMPPTFDIYRKPMFDDSIRKAEYRTYAPFIKSFNCSDIVEFSINQVDSFFARSETLLCIKGSLEIHGAGDVKLANNVGAFLFDSCTYSESGREMETVRDPGIVSAVRAMTCYNQEDSNHMAIAGWNYPKDPILNVSDKSFNLQIPLKHIFSIFNDYSMITCGRQTIRLVRARNDNDCLYITEKNVYGTLSTTTAKINITSVELKVKHIFPNNDIKLNLMKSIQKDQPIVIPFRKWELHELPSITKGARHEVWAVKTSTSVERPRFVIVFFQTDKRNLSTADPTLFDNADVQSIRLSLDGDYWPILTILNSIPTTQTPHRSAPCWIILLAGNEHCLLSIVQNRRKA